From Panthera uncia isolate 11264 chromosome D3 unlocalized genomic scaffold, Puncia_PCG_1.0 HiC_scaffold_8, whole genome shotgun sequence:
TGGGTTAAAATTTCTTATATAGAATCACACACTGCTTCATGTGTCTTATCTCTCACAGATAGCTTAGAACAACTTATAACAAGAGTAATAGTTTAGGGGCATTTGTATTTTCACtccttcatttaacaaattatttcttGTGAGCATACTGTATACTACACATTGTCTAGATGCTGAGGATAAAGCAGTAAACAAAAGATTTACTCTTTGGAAATGATATTCTAGAAGGGTAAAACACGacaaaataagtgttaaataGTGATAAGTAGGGAATGGGGAGATAAGAATTGTTGGGAAGGGAATCTGAAATTttaggtgggggcagggaagattTTGCTGAAAAGATGGCATTTGAACAAAGACctcaaggaagggagggagtgagtCATTTGGATATCCGGGAGAACATTCCAGGTGCAgtgcaagtgcaaaggccctaaggCAAGAGCTTACCTGTCATTCAGGAAACATCAAGGAGCTTAGGTCTTGTCTGGAGCTtatggaaggaggggaaggagggtcagagatgaagtcagagaggtaaTGGAGGACCACACCTTCAACGCCAAGTCTTGGCTTTAATTCAGAATCAGATGAGCTATTGGAGAGATCTGAACGGAAGAGCAGTAAGGTCTAACTTTCGTTCAGTGTCATCTCTTAGGCTGCTGTGCTAAAGAACAGACTGAAGAGGGGCACAGGCAGGTAAGAGGCCGCGGCAGTGATCAGGTCGGGAGACCATGACGACCTGACCAGAATGGTAGTGGTGGAGGTGGTGAAAAGTGGTCAGATACTCGATATGTTTTGGAGGTAGAGCTGACAGGGTTTTTTGATATGTTACATGTGGGATGTGAGAAAAGGAGGCATCCGGGGTTTTGGCAACTAGAAAAATGGAGTTGCTGTTGCCAGAGGAAAGGAAGCCTGCAGAGGaacagatttcttcattttgttcaaaTGTTGGCTTCTGTTACAAGATTGCTGGAGATGAAGGCAGtagcaggaagaagggaaagcCTGGGCTGGGAACAGGCCTATCAGATATACTGACGTTATTCCATTGTTTGCTGTTTTGATTTTCCGATTGTTTCCAAGACGCACAATCCCTAAGGCCCTTTTGGATAGTAGCTACATAGTCATTGTCCGTGGTTGGAGAAGAACCCTAAAGTTGGTTGTTACAGTCAGTCTGCATGGTCATGGTCAGCCCTGGACATGAGCTGTGTAAGTCATGATATGATTTGAGGAGGGAGTCGTTTTACTCAGGACCAGACTTCCTGTTACCTAGATAGTATGTTCAGATGCTAAACACTCCTGCAGGGTCTGAGTGTTTTATGCTGCTTTCATGTGGCTAAAAGGATCCTAATCCTCTCATATCCAAgactttattttgtcttctatcaCCATACACTTTACCGTAATGACCAGAATTAGACTCGATAAGAAGTTAGCAGTATAATCATTTGGTTTATAAATGACATGCTCTGTTGTTGGCAAGATGCCTTAATTGTATAAGAAGTTGCTCAGAGTtgattttttaaggttattttgaaGTGATTGTTCATGCTTTTGGATTTAATTGTTAAATCTAGAAAATTCGCCCAAACAAGAATCTGGAATTAGTGAGGGTCAAGGCACAgcaggggaagaagaagagaagaaaaagcagaagagaggTAAGGCCTAAATCTGTGGCGTGATTTATATAAACACACCTTCCCTCTACCAGAGGAAGTACGAAATGAAGACAGTCCCAAAGGCAGCAATACCTACCTGCTATTTTAGTTCCATATGTATACCCtacagaatgagacagaatcaTATTCTCAAGATGACTGGATGTCATATGATTTGGGCTTTATCAGTAAATTGGACCTACGAAAACATGCTTTATTTGCTGCATACATATGTAAAAAGCAACCAACCACTTTGTTTATGACTTGAAAACTTTGTTACCTGTGTATTCTATTTAGTTGGAGTGAGGATgtttataaaagattttattctctCATGTTGTCAGCtcagttgaattaaaaaaaattttttttaatgtttatttatcttgagaaagacagtgtgtgagtgggggaggggcagagagggagacacagaatctgaagcagggtccaggctcctagctgtcagcacagagccctacacggggcttgaactcacaaactgtgagatcatgacctgacccgaagtctgacgcttaactgactgaaccacctaggcgcccctgaattgtttttaaaacaactgtTGCATATACTTATTTCTCCTCCTTGTAAAATGAATTCCTGTACTCTGGATCTTGTCCCtgcctgtttcttcttccttaattATTCTCCCCTGTGACTAAAATTAGCTTAGTAATAAGGACTTTGCATCTTTCAAGAAAAATTCCCTCAAAAGTCCATGTCTTTACCTTATTCCTTGCCCTGCCCTTCTTAGCCAGACTTCTTTAGTAAGACTAGACTCACATCCTTGCTCTTCTGTCCCTCATTGTTCATGCCTCATTCCATCCTAAGCTGACTGTCACGCCGCTGAAATTCCTTTAATAGGGGTCATCAGTGGCTCAGTAATTGCTAACCAAAAAGAGTGTTCGGGCACACACTTCTTGAAATGCTGTATGTACTGCCTTGGTTTTTGTGATAgacttctttcttcattctccCTGTCACTCCTCTTTGGTCTTCTGTACAGACTTCTCTTCTTACCTGTCCCTAAAGAGCTGTATTTCCCGGGATCCTGTCCTCAGCCCTCATACCTTCTCATTCTGCAGCTTTCTCCCTGACTGATTCTTTCACATCCCTCACTGCTGACACCACTCCACACTTGAAATTCCTGTACCTCTAGTACGCTTGAGATTCCTGGCCTCTGTCTCTAGACTGGCAATGTGCATGGTCCCACAGGCATCTCAAAAGCAGTATTCCACAAAAACCTTACTAAGTCCCAAATCTATGTGTTTTGGTTAATGACAGCATACTTTATCCAGTCATCCGAGCCAGAAACCTGAGACTCCTCTTGGGTCCTCTTTCTTTACTCCTTTTAGTTCTAAATTCTGTTGTGTTTCTTCTCCTTACTCTCTTTATCCTGTGCCTAGTCACCATTGCTGTTATCACTACTTTGTTAGATTTTGATTAATTTTCATCTGAACTAATGTAGGAGCCTCTAGTGGCCTCCCTGTCAGCCTTACTCTTCAAACGCTCACGCTCCACACTGTAGAGTTATCTCATAAAACCTAAATCTGGTAATTTGACTCCTGTATAGTTATTCAGTGGCTTTTCTTCTGCTTCGATATAAAGTCTAGTAACAGCTTCTTGCACTAGTCCTTTTATGACCGGTAGGTTATCTTTTGCTTTTCTGGCTTTATCTGCAACACGTTCGCAAGCATCCTTCATCAGGACAATTGTAGTTCTCAAACATAATGCCTTCTCTTATCTTTGTACTTGCTCCTTTCTTCTGGGGTTCCTTTTTTACTGTGTCTCTCCAGCCCTTCTGCTTTCATCTGGACAGTTCTTATTCTATAAGAACTTAAATGCCATTTCTTCTCAGAAACCATTTCTGTCCTCTGGAAGCATAGTAAGCCATTCCTCTGCAAAGCTATGGTAGTGCAGTATTCATGGATCCTATATAGTATATATCAGGTTGCAGTacttattaaactttttttgtcTCCCTTCACTAGACTGAGagtccctggagggcagggactgtgttttcttctgttcaTCTTTGTGTTTTCAGCCCTTAATACAGTGCTTGGCTGGCACATATTAATTAGTTAGTATTTATTGGATGAATACTCATGCATGTATTTATTAGTTTTGTATTAGAAGAAGAAACTTTAGAAATTAATATTTGGtatcttttgaaaattaacaAACTTAGAGACAGTATTCTGTATGTTAAACACGAAACAATTAATGCTGAgctcttttttaataaataaaggtgGAAGGGgtcaaataaagcaaaaaaagaagaCTGTACCACAAAAGGTTACGATAGCCAAAATTCCCAGagcaaagaagaaatatgtaACAAGAGTATGTGGCCTTGCAACTTTTGGTGAGTTAAGTATGTTTAAGATGTGTGAACTatcttctctcttgctctctgcctccttccctccctctccctgtctttatCTTGCTCTTTCCGTCTCTTTCTCTGTTACCATCCGACATCATGAAAATTTCACAGATCTATTTTTTGCTAAGAAGATACAAaatgagattttgcatttctaactatAGCTCCAAAAtcaaattttgaagaaatttaaaaatcttttgcagAGGGGACTAGTTTAACTTTTTCCTTCCCAGAATTCCTGCTTGGGCACATTTTATGTGGAATGAGAAGGGCTAGGTAGGATATCTTTTGAAGCCTATCAGTATTGCGCCTCTGTCCCTGCAGGCTTGGATGGCAAAGAGTAGCAAAATGGCTCGTGCCCTCTGGGAATGACAGTAGAGGGTGAGGGAAGGTGGATATTGGCCCAGTGTCCTGCTTCAGAGCTTCTTGTGGAGGCCTTGAATGAACAGCAAAATTGTAAACCAGAGTCCCTTCTTGTGACAGCGCAGGTTAAAAAACAATCATGAGGTAGTAGGTTTGTTTCCCTGCTGCAAATTTTTGTCTTGTAAAAAGGGATAAACAAAGGAACTTTGTTGGACTTGGAAATGTACATATAATGCTTGGAATCAATGTGTTCCTGGATTTATTTGGGTCTTACTATATGAGTTATGAACAATGCTGTTTTTATGTACTGAAGCTTTATTTGACCTTGAAAATGAGTTGAGTTGTTAGGACCACTGCCTATGGTAGTTTGTAATTATTCTGAAAGGAATACAAAACCCATTAAGGTGATCTGTTTTATGAATTTAAGatgaagattaaatttaaaaatggaaaaatatctttgATACGATTCCAATTATAgtcttgctatttctttttttataaataacagaaattgatCTAAAAGAAGCACAAAGATTTTTTGCTCAAAAATTCTCCTGTGGTGCCTCAGTGACAGGAGAGGATGAAATCATCATTCAGGGAGACTTTACAGATGACATAGTTGATGTCATTCAGGAAAAATGGCCAGAGGTGAGTAGGTAGAATGTGTGCATCTGTGGAAATAAGTTTTTAAAGCAAGATTCTTCCGTGTTATTTGATACCACAATTCACGAGATgtaattatttgtgttttataggTGGATGATGATAGCATCGAAGATCTTGGAGAAGTAAAGAAGTGATTTTGAAAATTTGTCTCTATTTAATGATTTGAACTGAGAGTTGATATGGCCAAAGGGAGagaggccttttaaaaatatatatatttatcctaCAGTAAAACTGTAGACTACCCTCACCCTTGGCATTTTCACTGTTCTGTATAAGgctgcttgttttttttattgccaaagtCTAATAAACAGGGGAGACTGTCATGCTTATGCATGAAATAGAATTtagtcaaataaaaatttttggtcATTTGGTactgacttttctctttctctttttaactttttatttttggaaaaacacTAGATTTTTTGTGCAaagcttttctgtttcttaaaataatcatgatttaatgagttaattttcttaaaaatagtcGTGATTTAATTAAATCATGATTTAAAGCTGCgtaatgttttaaagaatttgaattttggCTTCATCACCATTAACGATTGTCTCCTTGCTTCTTTGGTGTGATAATTTTGAGATGCTTGGGCATCTAATAGATTTGTGGTTGAATTTGCTTCATTGTTACCAACCAAGTCCACTCTGTGGTCACATTAACTTAATGTTGGTAGGAGTTGTTCAGTTCTGGAGATTATTTGGTAAAGTATACTAAAGCCTTAAAACCATCTGCAG
This genomic window contains:
- the DENR gene encoding density-regulated protein; the encoded protein is MAADISESGGHDCKGEPRGNTKLDADYPLRVLYCGVCSLPTEYCEYMPDVAKCRQWLEKNFPNEFAKLTVENSPKQESGISEGQGTAGEEEEKKKQKRGGRGQIKQKKKTVPQKVTIAKIPRAKKKYVTRVCGLATFEIDLKEAQRFFAQKFSCGASVTGEDEIIIQGDFTDDIVDVIQEKWPEVDDDSIEDLGEVKK